Proteins encoded together in one Ipomoea triloba cultivar NCNSP0323 chromosome 4, ASM357664v1 window:
- the LOC116017849 gene encoding uncharacterized protein At4g22758-like, whose translation MLLYKPKKSQVGKGGNRLLLNITVLGSAGPIRFVVSEGEHVASVIDTALKSYAREGRLPVLGSDVNNFVLYSPNAGTEALSPWDNIGSFGVRNFVLCKKPQSERRVDGGREAAAYVRKGSGSWKSWFNRSLSRKIVSH comes from the exons ATGTTGCTTTACAAGCCGAAGAAGAGTCAGGTAGGGAAGGGCGGCAACCGCCTTTTGTTAAACATTACTGTGCTCGGAAGCGCCGGCCCTATCCGGTTCGTTGTTAGTGAGGGAGAACATGTGGCTTCTGTGATCGATACCGCCTTGAAATCTTACGCTCGGGAGGGTCGCCTCCCGGTTCTCGGGTCGGATGTAAACAACTTTGTTCTCTATTCCCCCAATGCTGGGACCGAAG CTCTGAGTCCATGGGACAATATTGGTTCGTTTGGGGTTCGTAACTTTGTGCTGTGCAAGAAGCCGCAGTCTGAGAGAAGAGTTGATGGAGGAAGAGAGGCAGCAGCATATGTTCGCAAGGGGTCTGGCAGCTGGAAATCTTGGTTCAATAGGTCTCTCAGTCGCAAGATCGTGTCACATTGA